The Hevea brasiliensis isolate MT/VB/25A 57/8 chromosome 1, ASM3005281v1, whole genome shotgun sequence DNA segment CAGCCAAATTTGAGACAAATTATGGCCATAAAAGTGATGCATGTCAACAAAATTACGGCCTTAAAATTAAATGATGAGAGTATAAGCAGTGGGATTTCACTTAGATTCGTCAAGACgagtatattaaaattaaaataaaattaaagtacaCTTAATTACACGGCCAAATTGCGATGAATTATGAGACCATTAATATAATATAAGAAATCCAAGGAATTAACAACATAAAAGTGATTACGAAATGTTAAGCTTTCCAAGACCCAAATCCTCCTTGAAGAGTTTCCAACGGACATTAGCTAATGCTAGTTTCTCTTTAGCTCCAAGCCAATCGACATTCGCCTGCTTGATTTCACTTTCCAGATTTCGCCATTCTTCTAAATCTTTTGTAGCGTCTTCATTGTTTTTCTCTAAGTCAGCTAAAACATGCTTCTTGTTAGCAAGAATTTTCTCCTTCTGGGTAattaagagttgaatttgagcctctagtttttcttcttcttttgaaaGTCTTGAGAATTCAATCTCCAAGAAACTTAGTTTCTTTTGTCTTTGTGCCAATCTTGCATCAAGGTCAGTGGTTTTCCCTGAAAGAGATGTTCTGCGAGCTTGAGCAGTTTCTGTAATGGTTTTAGCCACAGGAATACTCTCTTTAAATTCTGCCAAGAGAGAGAAGATCTTCAAGAATTGTCTTCTCACGCAAATCATTACAAGTTTGAATGAGTGAACTGATAATTCCCTCAATACTGCCATAGGCATTAGCTTGCTGTATAGCCTCTAAAGGCATATTGAAGAACCCTTCTAATTGTTTCTGCAAAACTTCAGGATTAGGTGCTTGGTTTGACATGGAGATTTCACTGCTCGAAGGAGATCTCTGAGTTCTAGTCCTGTTGGAAAGTTCTGTAAGGAGACCCAAAGATATTGTATGCACATCTGGAGAAGATTTTCTAGTCTCAGAAGGAAGATCCTGCCATGCCAACAAAAGAAATGTTTATCTGCTGAATACTTATAGAGTTTATATAGCTCAAGctcaattattaaataatttgggTTCTGAAAGAAAGTTATTTGGGCCAGTTGAGCTTATAGATACAAGATGTTATATAAAAATTTAGAGTTTGAAATTTGAGCAATTGACGAAATCTcttctatataatatataaaatgggaaGAATTAGTACTTCTGGAGGAAGCTTTTTCTCAACCACATCAGGAGGAGGTTCTGCCTgttattaaaagataaaaaaatgtTAACAAAGTCAGCGACAAATAATAGTTAATGCATAAAAACCTATAACCAAAAGTCTATAACACCATTACAAAACAGGTGGTAACATGCTGTTGCTATTGAAAATTGCTCATAATATCATATATTTATGATGTTAAAACTGGTGCTTTGTTTAGGAAATCATACAAGGAAGGAAAGAAAATAGCTTGTTATTTTTCCTTCTTTTGTTTGGATGGGAGAAAAATGAatgtaaatgaaatgaaaataaattttttttctcatttggAAAGAAACGAAAATAAAGAGGAAAAAGAGAAATACAttaaaaatgtaaatttttttcctCTATATTtctaaaaagaatttaaaaattgtGTCATAAATATCTATCATATTCCTTATAACaatgaattaaaaattataataaccaattattattcattttaattgaatattttttatgcaatatattaatttaatgctAATTTAATAAATAGACTCCATTTCTATGCAAGCAATGTACAAAGTGGACAGAATTACCTTTGGAAGAGTCTTTGTCTCAGCAGTAATTGAAGGAGGCGGTGATGATGACTCGATGAGTTTTTTATCACTGGCGGGAGCAGTAGCTTGAATGGCCTCTTTAGTCTGGTTCAAAGATAAAGGAGTTTCAGTAACGATGGAAGAATTGGAGTAATtttctgaaaaaatatttttaaaaaattgaaaaataaaatttgaaaatgacTTTTAAGTTGTTTTCTACCGTTTTTCTTTACAATAAAACTTCTATTTTTCCAATTGTATTTGAGTGAATGCAAAATAATACTTTTCCATCATCAAaactatattataatttttatcatactcaaaattaaataattatttaagaaaatatttatttacaattataaaaaaatttaacaatATTATTATAcacattaaaaaatttaaaaataaaattagtttttaaatataatttataataatttatttttttaattatgaaaacatgattttttaaatttttattaaaaaattatttctatTATTGACAGGTAAACTCGTTTTTTatgttttcctttatttttcataaaaaataaaaatttgagttttcttaaaaaaataaaaaataaaaaatagaaaattgtTTTCCTCGAATAAACAAGCTCTAAGATTAATAGGGTTAAAAATGTAATTTTGTTGCTATAATATAAAAATTGAACAGAATTACCATTGAAAGAATCTTTGTCTCAGCAGTAATTGAAGGAGATGGTGATGACTTGATGAGTTCTTGATCACTGGTGGGAGCAGTAGTTTGAATGGCTTGATCTTTAGTCTCCTTCAATGGTTTAGTTGTTAAAGGAGTTCCTGTGACAACCTTTGCTTCAGTATCCTTTTGTTCTGTTGGTGGTGCAGGTGCAGCCACTGGCTCAGACAGCTTTGTTTCATTACTAGCTACTTCTTTTTTAGGGTCAATGCTTGAGCTGTAATGCTGGACATTATAAACAAGAACCTCAGCTTCAACTATAAGGGTATCTCCCACAAGATACCCTTCTGCAGGATTTCTTAATTTGCTAAGAGGAATGAAAGACCTGTAGCCCCAATGGTTTCCCATTTCATTGAATACAACTTGTTTTTGTGAAACTGCAAAACATatttatattaaggagaaaaacAAATGGTTATAGGCattatgatttaatttataaGGATATATAATCCAATTCACAAAACTTGACTGCAAAACTCATGTTGAATTTAGTTCAATATAATACTCGGCCATAACTCAACTGAGttgataattatcaaaaattgaacTCAAGGATTTATCTACTATCAAATTAAATTGCAATAAAAATCAATACACTACTTGATGTTTTAATATATTTTGCACTTTTGCTGTTTTTGTTTTTAAATTCTtc contains these protein-coding regions:
- the LOC131178717 gene encoding LOW QUALITY PROTEIN: MATH domain and coiled-coil domain-containing protein At2g42460-like (The sequence of the model RefSeq protein was modified relative to this genomic sequence to represent the inferred CDS: inserted 2 bases in 1 codon), whose product is MWNAAPFKFTWRINDFSKLTENKVDSEVFCAGGCNWRLYIYPKGNNVNYLSIYLKVADSTSLPRGWSREARFSFAVVNQIDSRSTVKKVSQKQVVFNEMGNHWGYRSFIPLSKLRNPAEGYLVGDTLIVEAEVLVYNVQHYSSSIDPKKEVASNETKLSEPVAAPAPPTEQKDTEAKVVTGTPLTTKPLKETKDQAIQTTAPTSDQELIKSSPSPSITAETKILSMTKEAIQATAPASDKKLIESSSPPPSITAETKTLPKAEPPPDVVEKKLPPEDLPSETRKSSPDVHTISLGLLTELSNRTRTQRSPSSSEISMSNQAPNPEVLQKQLEGFFNMPLEAIQQANAYGSIEGIISSLIQTCNDLREKTILEDLLSXLAEFKESIPVAKTITETAQARRTSLSGKTTDLDARLAQRQKKLSFLEIEFSRLSKEEEKLEAQIQLLITQKEKILANKKHVLADLEKNNEDATKDLEEWRNLESEIKQANVDWLGAKEKLALANVRWKLFKEDLGLGKLNIS